The Phyllostomus discolor isolate MPI-MPIP mPhyDis1 chromosome 4, mPhyDis1.pri.v3, whole genome shotgun sequence genome window below encodes:
- the NR4A2 gene encoding nuclear receptor subfamily 4 group A member 2 isoform X3, giving the protein MNEERSGELLNDFSTFMDNYSTGYDVKPPCLYQMPLSGQQSSIKVEDIQMHNYQQHSHLPPQSEEMMPHSGSVYYKPSSPPTSTTPGFQVQHSPMWDDPGSLHNFHQNYVATTHMIEQRKTPVSRLSLFSFKQSPPGTPVSSCQMRFDGPLHVPMNPEPAGSHHVVDGQTFAVPNPIRKPASMGFPGLQIGHASQLLDTQVPSPPSRGSPSNEGLCAVCGDNAACQHYGVRTCEGCKGFFKRTVQKNAKYVCLANKNCPVDKRRRNRCQYCRFQKCLAVGMVKEVVRTDSLKGRRGRLPSKPKSPQDPSPPSPPVSLISALVRAHVDSNPAMTSLDYSRFQANPDYQMSGDDTQHIQQFYDLLTGSMEIIRGWAEKIPGFADLPKADQDLLFESAFLELFVLRLAYRSNPVEGKLIFCNGVVLHRLQCVRGFGEWIDSIVEFSSNLQNMNIDISAFSCIAALAMVTERHGLKEPKRVEELQNKIVNCLKDHVTFNNGGLNRPNYLSKLLGKLPELRTLCTQGLQRIFYLKLEDLVPPPAIIDKLFLDTLPF; this is encoded by the exons atgaatgaagaaagaagtggaGAACTCCTAAATGA CTTCAGTACCTTTATGGACAACTACAGCACAGGCTACGACGTCAAGCCACCTTGCTTGTACCAAATGCCCCTGTCCGGACAGCAGTCTTCCATTAAAGTAGAAGACATTCAGATGCACAACTACCAGCAACACAGCCACCTGCCCCCCCAGTCCGAGGAGATGATGCCGCACTCCGGGTCGGTTTACTACAAGCCCTCCTCGCCCCCAACGTCCACCACCCCGGGCTTCCAGGTTCAGCACAGCCCCATGTGGGATGACCCAGGCTCCCTCCACAACTTCCACCAGAACTACGTGGCTACCACGCACATGATCGAGCAGAGGAAAACGCCTGTCTCCcgcctctccctcttctcctttaaGCAGTCGCCCCCCGGTACCCCTGTGTCTAGCTGCCAGATGCGCTTCGACGGGCCCCTGCACGTCCCCATGAACCCGGAGCCGGCGGGCAGCCATCACGTTGTGGACGGGCAGACCTTTGCAGTGCCCAACCCCATCCGGAAGCCCGCGTCCATGGGCTTCCCGGGTCTGCAGATTGGCCACGCGTCGCAGCTGCTCGACACACAGGTGCCCTCGCCGCCGTCGCGGGGCTCCCCCTCCAACGAGGGGCTGTGCGCAGTCTGCGGCGACAACGCGGCCTGCCAGCACTACGGCGTGCGCACCTGTGAGGGCTGCAAAGGTTTCTTTAAG cgcACGGTACAAAAAAATGCGAAATACGTttgtttagcaaataaaaactgCCCAGTGGACAAGCGGCGCCGCAATCGCTGTCAGTACTGCCGATTTCAGAAGTGCCTGGCTGTCGGGATGGTCAAAGAAG TGGTTCGAACGGACAGTTTAAAAGGTCGGAGAGGTCGTTTACCCTCGAAACCGAAGAGCCCACAGGATCCCTCTCCCCCCTCGCCCCCGGTGAGTCTGATCAGTGCCCTCGTCAGGGCCCATGTCGACTCCAACCCGGCTATGACCAGCCTGGACTATTCCAGG TTCCAGGCGAACCCTGACTATCAGATGAGTGGAGATGACACCCAGCATATCCAACAATTCTATGATCTCCTGACTGGCTCCATGGAGATCATCAGGGGCTGGGCCGAGAAGATTCCGGGCTTTGCTGACCTGCCCAAAGCCGACCAGGACCTGCTTTTTGAATCGGCTTTCTTAGAACTGTTTGTGCTGCGATTAGCATACAG GTCCAACCCAGTGGAGGGTAAACTCATCTTTTGCAATGGGGTGGTCTTGCACAGGTTGCAATGTGTTCGTGGCTTTGGGGAATGGATTGATTCCATTGTTGAATTCTCCTCCAACTTGCAGAATATGAACATCGACATttctgccttctcctgcattgCTGCCCTGGCTATGGTCACAG AGAGACACGGGCTCAAGGAACCTAAGAGAGTGGAAGAACTGCAAAACAAGATTGTAAATTGTCTCAAAGACCACGTGACTTTCAATAATGGGGGGTTGAACCGCCCCAACTATTTGTCCAAACTGTTGGGGAAGCTCCCAGAACTCCGTACCCTTTGTACACAGGGGCTACAGCGCATTTTCTACCTGAAACTGGAAGACTTGGTACCACCACCAGCAATAATTGACAAACTTTTTCTGGACACTTTACCTTTCTAG
- the NR4A2 gene encoding nuclear receptor subfamily 4 group A member 2 isoform X2, with protein MPCVQAQYGSSPQGASPASQSYSYHSSGEYSSDFLTPEFVKFSMDLTNTEITATTSLPSFSTFMDNYSTGYDVKPPCLYQMPLSGQQSSIKVEDIQMHNYQQHSHLPPQSEEMMPHSGSVYYKPSSPPTSTTPGFQVQHSPMWDDPGSLHNFHQNYVATTHMIEQRKTPVSRLSLFSFKQSPPGTPVSSCQMRFDGPLHVPMNPEPAGSHHVVDGQTFAVPNPIRKPASMGFPGLQIGHASQLLDTQVPSPPSRGSPSNEGLCAVCGDNAACQHYGVRTCEGCKGFFKRTVQKNAKYVCLANKNCPVDKRRRNRCQYCRFQKCLAVGMVKEVVRTDSLKGRRGRLPSKPKSPQDPSPPSPPFQANPDYQMSGDDTQHIQQFYDLLTGSMEIIRGWAEKIPGFADLPKADQDLLFESAFLELFVLRLAYRSNPVEGKLIFCNGVVLHRLQCVRGFGEWIDSIVEFSSNLQNMNIDISAFSCIAALAMVTERHGLKEPKRVEELQNKIVNCLKDHVTFNNGGLNRPNYLSKLLGKLPELRTLCTQGLQRIFYLKLEDLVPPPAIIDKLFLDTLPF; from the exons ATGCCTTGTGTTCAGGCGCAGTATGGGTCCTCGCCTCAAGGAGCCAGCCCCGCTTCTCAGAGCTACAGTTACCACTCTTCGGGAGAATACAGCTCCGATTTCTTAACTCCAGAGTTTGTCAAGTTTAGCATGGACCTCACCAACACTGAAATCACTGCCACCACTTCTCTCCCCAGCTTCAGTACCTTTATGGACAACTACAGCACAGGCTACGACGTCAAGCCACCTTGCTTGTACCAAATGCCCCTGTCCGGACAGCAGTCTTCCATTAAAGTAGAAGACATTCAGATGCACAACTACCAGCAACACAGCCACCTGCCCCCCCAGTCCGAGGAGATGATGCCGCACTCCGGGTCGGTTTACTACAAGCCCTCCTCGCCCCCAACGTCCACCACCCCGGGCTTCCAGGTTCAGCACAGCCCCATGTGGGATGACCCAGGCTCCCTCCACAACTTCCACCAGAACTACGTGGCTACCACGCACATGATCGAGCAGAGGAAAACGCCTGTCTCCcgcctctccctcttctcctttaaGCAGTCGCCCCCCGGTACCCCTGTGTCTAGCTGCCAGATGCGCTTCGACGGGCCCCTGCACGTCCCCATGAACCCGGAGCCGGCGGGCAGCCATCACGTTGTGGACGGGCAGACCTTTGCAGTGCCCAACCCCATCCGGAAGCCCGCGTCCATGGGCTTCCCGGGTCTGCAGATTGGCCACGCGTCGCAGCTGCTCGACACACAGGTGCCCTCGCCGCCGTCGCGGGGCTCCCCCTCCAACGAGGGGCTGTGCGCAGTCTGCGGCGACAACGCGGCCTGCCAGCACTACGGCGTGCGCACCTGTGAGGGCTGCAAAGGTTTCTTTAAG cgcACGGTACAAAAAAATGCGAAATACGTttgtttagcaaataaaaactgCCCAGTGGACAAGCGGCGCCGCAATCGCTGTCAGTACTGCCGATTTCAGAAGTGCCTGGCTGTCGGGATGGTCAAAGAAG TGGTTCGAACGGACAGTTTAAAAGGTCGGAGAGGTCGTTTACCCTCGAAACCGAAGAGCCCACAGGATCCCTCTCCCCCCTCGCCCCCG TTCCAGGCGAACCCTGACTATCAGATGAGTGGAGATGACACCCAGCATATCCAACAATTCTATGATCTCCTGACTGGCTCCATGGAGATCATCAGGGGCTGGGCCGAGAAGATTCCGGGCTTTGCTGACCTGCCCAAAGCCGACCAGGACCTGCTTTTTGAATCGGCTTTCTTAGAACTGTTTGTGCTGCGATTAGCATACAG GTCCAACCCAGTGGAGGGTAAACTCATCTTTTGCAATGGGGTGGTCTTGCACAGGTTGCAATGTGTTCGTGGCTTTGGGGAATGGATTGATTCCATTGTTGAATTCTCCTCCAACTTGCAGAATATGAACATCGACATttctgccttctcctgcattgCTGCCCTGGCTATGGTCACAG AGAGACACGGGCTCAAGGAACCTAAGAGAGTGGAAGAACTGCAAAACAAGATTGTAAATTGTCTCAAAGACCACGTGACTTTCAATAATGGGGGGTTGAACCGCCCCAACTATTTGTCCAAACTGTTGGGGAAGCTCCCAGAACTCCGTACCCTTTGTACACAGGGGCTACAGCGCATTTTCTACCTGAAACTGGAAGACTTGGTACCACCACCAGCAATAATTGACAAACTTTTTCTGGACACTTTACCTTTCTAG
- the NR4A2 gene encoding nuclear receptor subfamily 4 group A member 2 isoform X1, which produces MPCVQAQYGSSPQGASPASQSYSYHSSGEYSSDFLTPEFVKFSMDLTNTEITATTSLPSFSTFMDNYSTGYDVKPPCLYQMPLSGQQSSIKVEDIQMHNYQQHSHLPPQSEEMMPHSGSVYYKPSSPPTSTTPGFQVQHSPMWDDPGSLHNFHQNYVATTHMIEQRKTPVSRLSLFSFKQSPPGTPVSSCQMRFDGPLHVPMNPEPAGSHHVVDGQTFAVPNPIRKPASMGFPGLQIGHASQLLDTQVPSPPSRGSPSNEGLCAVCGDNAACQHYGVRTCEGCKGFFKRTVQKNAKYVCLANKNCPVDKRRRNRCQYCRFQKCLAVGMVKEVVRTDSLKGRRGRLPSKPKSPQDPSPPSPPVSLISALVRAHVDSNPAMTSLDYSRFQANPDYQMSGDDTQHIQQFYDLLTGSMEIIRGWAEKIPGFADLPKADQDLLFESAFLELFVLRLAYRSNPVEGKLIFCNGVVLHRLQCVRGFGEWIDSIVEFSSNLQNMNIDISAFSCIAALAMVTERHGLKEPKRVEELQNKIVNCLKDHVTFNNGGLNRPNYLSKLLGKLPELRTLCTQGLQRIFYLKLEDLVPPPAIIDKLFLDTLPF; this is translated from the exons ATGCCTTGTGTTCAGGCGCAGTATGGGTCCTCGCCTCAAGGAGCCAGCCCCGCTTCTCAGAGCTACAGTTACCACTCTTCGGGAGAATACAGCTCCGATTTCTTAACTCCAGAGTTTGTCAAGTTTAGCATGGACCTCACCAACACTGAAATCACTGCCACCACTTCTCTCCCCAGCTTCAGTACCTTTATGGACAACTACAGCACAGGCTACGACGTCAAGCCACCTTGCTTGTACCAAATGCCCCTGTCCGGACAGCAGTCTTCCATTAAAGTAGAAGACATTCAGATGCACAACTACCAGCAACACAGCCACCTGCCCCCCCAGTCCGAGGAGATGATGCCGCACTCCGGGTCGGTTTACTACAAGCCCTCCTCGCCCCCAACGTCCACCACCCCGGGCTTCCAGGTTCAGCACAGCCCCATGTGGGATGACCCAGGCTCCCTCCACAACTTCCACCAGAACTACGTGGCTACCACGCACATGATCGAGCAGAGGAAAACGCCTGTCTCCcgcctctccctcttctcctttaaGCAGTCGCCCCCCGGTACCCCTGTGTCTAGCTGCCAGATGCGCTTCGACGGGCCCCTGCACGTCCCCATGAACCCGGAGCCGGCGGGCAGCCATCACGTTGTGGACGGGCAGACCTTTGCAGTGCCCAACCCCATCCGGAAGCCCGCGTCCATGGGCTTCCCGGGTCTGCAGATTGGCCACGCGTCGCAGCTGCTCGACACACAGGTGCCCTCGCCGCCGTCGCGGGGCTCCCCCTCCAACGAGGGGCTGTGCGCAGTCTGCGGCGACAACGCGGCCTGCCAGCACTACGGCGTGCGCACCTGTGAGGGCTGCAAAGGTTTCTTTAAG cgcACGGTACAAAAAAATGCGAAATACGTttgtttagcaaataaaaactgCCCAGTGGACAAGCGGCGCCGCAATCGCTGTCAGTACTGCCGATTTCAGAAGTGCCTGGCTGTCGGGATGGTCAAAGAAG TGGTTCGAACGGACAGTTTAAAAGGTCGGAGAGGTCGTTTACCCTCGAAACCGAAGAGCCCACAGGATCCCTCTCCCCCCTCGCCCCCGGTGAGTCTGATCAGTGCCCTCGTCAGGGCCCATGTCGACTCCAACCCGGCTATGACCAGCCTGGACTATTCCAGG TTCCAGGCGAACCCTGACTATCAGATGAGTGGAGATGACACCCAGCATATCCAACAATTCTATGATCTCCTGACTGGCTCCATGGAGATCATCAGGGGCTGGGCCGAGAAGATTCCGGGCTTTGCTGACCTGCCCAAAGCCGACCAGGACCTGCTTTTTGAATCGGCTTTCTTAGAACTGTTTGTGCTGCGATTAGCATACAG GTCCAACCCAGTGGAGGGTAAACTCATCTTTTGCAATGGGGTGGTCTTGCACAGGTTGCAATGTGTTCGTGGCTTTGGGGAATGGATTGATTCCATTGTTGAATTCTCCTCCAACTTGCAGAATATGAACATCGACATttctgccttctcctgcattgCTGCCCTGGCTATGGTCACAG AGAGACACGGGCTCAAGGAACCTAAGAGAGTGGAAGAACTGCAAAACAAGATTGTAAATTGTCTCAAAGACCACGTGACTTTCAATAATGGGGGGTTGAACCGCCCCAACTATTTGTCCAAACTGTTGGGGAAGCTCCCAGAACTCCGTACCCTTTGTACACAGGGGCTACAGCGCATTTTCTACCTGAAACTGGAAGACTTGGTACCACCACCAGCAATAATTGACAAACTTTTTCTGGACACTTTACCTTTCTAG
- the NR4A2 gene encoding nuclear receptor subfamily 4 group A member 2 isoform X4, with translation MDNYSTGYDVKPPCLYQMPLSGQQSSIKVEDIQMHNYQQHSHLPPQSEEMMPHSGSVYYKPSSPPTSTTPGFQVQHSPMWDDPGSLHNFHQNYVATTHMIEQRKTPVSRLSLFSFKQSPPGTPVSSCQMRFDGPLHVPMNPEPAGSHHVVDGQTFAVPNPIRKPASMGFPGLQIGHASQLLDTQVPSPPSRGSPSNEGLCAVCGDNAACQHYGVRTCEGCKGFFKRTVQKNAKYVCLANKNCPVDKRRRNRCQYCRFQKCLAVGMVKEVVRTDSLKGRRGRLPSKPKSPQDPSPPSPPVSLISALVRAHVDSNPAMTSLDYSRFQANPDYQMSGDDTQHIQQFYDLLTGSMEIIRGWAEKIPGFADLPKADQDLLFESAFLELFVLRLAYRSNPVEGKLIFCNGVVLHRLQCVRGFGEWIDSIVEFSSNLQNMNIDISAFSCIAALAMVTERHGLKEPKRVEELQNKIVNCLKDHVTFNNGGLNRPNYLSKLLGKLPELRTLCTQGLQRIFYLKLEDLVPPPAIIDKLFLDTLPF, from the exons ATGGACAACTACAGCACAGGCTACGACGTCAAGCCACCTTGCTTGTACCAAATGCCCCTGTCCGGACAGCAGTCTTCCATTAAAGTAGAAGACATTCAGATGCACAACTACCAGCAACACAGCCACCTGCCCCCCCAGTCCGAGGAGATGATGCCGCACTCCGGGTCGGTTTACTACAAGCCCTCCTCGCCCCCAACGTCCACCACCCCGGGCTTCCAGGTTCAGCACAGCCCCATGTGGGATGACCCAGGCTCCCTCCACAACTTCCACCAGAACTACGTGGCTACCACGCACATGATCGAGCAGAGGAAAACGCCTGTCTCCcgcctctccctcttctcctttaaGCAGTCGCCCCCCGGTACCCCTGTGTCTAGCTGCCAGATGCGCTTCGACGGGCCCCTGCACGTCCCCATGAACCCGGAGCCGGCGGGCAGCCATCACGTTGTGGACGGGCAGACCTTTGCAGTGCCCAACCCCATCCGGAAGCCCGCGTCCATGGGCTTCCCGGGTCTGCAGATTGGCCACGCGTCGCAGCTGCTCGACACACAGGTGCCCTCGCCGCCGTCGCGGGGCTCCCCCTCCAACGAGGGGCTGTGCGCAGTCTGCGGCGACAACGCGGCCTGCCAGCACTACGGCGTGCGCACCTGTGAGGGCTGCAAAGGTTTCTTTAAG cgcACGGTACAAAAAAATGCGAAATACGTttgtttagcaaataaaaactgCCCAGTGGACAAGCGGCGCCGCAATCGCTGTCAGTACTGCCGATTTCAGAAGTGCCTGGCTGTCGGGATGGTCAAAGAAG TGGTTCGAACGGACAGTTTAAAAGGTCGGAGAGGTCGTTTACCCTCGAAACCGAAGAGCCCACAGGATCCCTCTCCCCCCTCGCCCCCGGTGAGTCTGATCAGTGCCCTCGTCAGGGCCCATGTCGACTCCAACCCGGCTATGACCAGCCTGGACTATTCCAGG TTCCAGGCGAACCCTGACTATCAGATGAGTGGAGATGACACCCAGCATATCCAACAATTCTATGATCTCCTGACTGGCTCCATGGAGATCATCAGGGGCTGGGCCGAGAAGATTCCGGGCTTTGCTGACCTGCCCAAAGCCGACCAGGACCTGCTTTTTGAATCGGCTTTCTTAGAACTGTTTGTGCTGCGATTAGCATACAG GTCCAACCCAGTGGAGGGTAAACTCATCTTTTGCAATGGGGTGGTCTTGCACAGGTTGCAATGTGTTCGTGGCTTTGGGGAATGGATTGATTCCATTGTTGAATTCTCCTCCAACTTGCAGAATATGAACATCGACATttctgccttctcctgcattgCTGCCCTGGCTATGGTCACAG AGAGACACGGGCTCAAGGAACCTAAGAGAGTGGAAGAACTGCAAAACAAGATTGTAAATTGTCTCAAAGACCACGTGACTTTCAATAATGGGGGGTTGAACCGCCCCAACTATTTGTCCAAACTGTTGGGGAAGCTCCCAGAACTCCGTACCCTTTGTACACAGGGGCTACAGCGCATTTTCTACCTGAAACTGGAAGACTTGGTACCACCACCAGCAATAATTGACAAACTTTTTCTGGACACTTTACCTTTCTAG